In Bombus pyrosoma isolate SC7728 linkage group LG2, ASM1482585v1, whole genome shotgun sequence, a genomic segment contains:
- the LOC122575268 gene encoding solute carrier family 41 member 1-like isoform X1, with translation MIEDQVHQHPVRLPPDKHAHIDVTGAKIENDQCKEPLLSEKQTTHRVTPVRARSRTISESTVGNTIMGTTSATGTSMVAVTAMGTGTNTNAWMDTVVGVNTTTDPTDKSIEEDCVEVPMFDEGTTDSGRLPDVVAESKIYGVNGDEPLESYLAITIQVFIPFLIAGLGMVGAGLVLDLVQHWVVFEKVSELIILVPALLGLKGNLEMTLASRLSTQANLGHMDAPKEQWHMIVGNLVLIQCQAIVVGFLGSVVAIVMGAFRNGTISLDHAYLLCASSLVTASLASFVLGLITAGVIVFSRHCHINPDNVATPIAASLGDITSLALLSWISTILYESINKQDWVAPLVIACYILVTPLWVWIAKRNKYTNDVLYFGWTPVMIAMLISSCGGLILEFMVSRFENLTVFQPVINGVGGNLVAVQASRISTALHKQAELGTLLIPPGHTHPVIFITPIANFFGKGMHARTTRVLMAMVIPGHIIFIYLINYMKDGNTSLTPLFVFVYLCASTLQVAALLYIAYIMIHWMWKRKIDPDNSAIPYLTAMGDLLGISLLAIAFQFLYLVGDQDSDQTIAP, from the exons ATGATAGAGGACCAGGTGCATCAACATCCGGTACGACTACCTCCCGACAAACACGCCCATATCGATGTTACAGGAGccaaaattgaaaa TGATCAATGTAAGGAACCTTTGCTTTCCGAGAAACAAACTACCCACAGGGTAACGCCAGTTCGTGCTCGTTCGCGCACTATCTCAGAATCAACAGTCGGAAACACGATCATGGGCACAACTTCTGCCACAGGCACGAGTATGGTTGCGGTGACGGCTATGGGAACGGGCACGAATACGAATGCATGGATGGACACCGTTGTCGGCGTGAATACTACCACCGATCCTACCGACAAATCCATCGAGGAAGATTGCGTCGAGGTACCCATGTTCGACGAGGGAACCACCGATAGCGGCCGCCTCCCCGACGTCGTCGCTGAGAGTAAAATCTACGGCGTTAACGGGGATGAACCCCTCGAATCGTACCTAGCGATCACTATTCAAGTTTTTATACCGTTTCTTATTGCCGGCCTTGGCATGGTTGGAGCTGGATTAGTCCTAGATTTGGTTCAA CATTGGGTCGTGTTTGAGAAAGTGAGCGAACTTATCATTCTGGTACCAGCACTGTTGGGTTTGAAaggaaatttggaaatgaCTCTCGCATCTCGTCTTTCGACTCAAGCAAATCTCGGACACATGGACGCGCCGAAAGAACAGTGGCACATGATCGTCGGAAATCTCGTCTTGATTCAA TGCCAGGCGATAGTGGTTGGATTTCTGGGCTCTGTGGTGGCGATCGTAATGGGAGCATTCCGAAACGGTACCATCTCGTTGGATCATGCATACCTATTATGTGCAAGCAGCCTAGTTACCGCCTCTCTGGCATCCTTCGTCCTTGGATTGATCACCGCAGGTGTGATTGTTTTCTCCCGTCATTGTCACATAAATCCGGACAACGTCGCGACACCGATCGCCGCCAGTCTCGGTGACATCACTTCCTTAGCCCTGCTCTCTTGGATATCCACGATTCTCTacgaatcgataaataaacaagATTGGGTCGCGCCACTGGTGATCGCTTGTTACATCCTTGTCACGCCACTTTGGGTATGGATCGCCAAGAGAAACAAGTACACCAACGATGTCCTTTACTTCGGATGGACTCCTGTAATGATCGCTATGTTGATCAGCAG TTGCGGTGGTCTAATACTCGAATTCATGGTGTCGCGATTCGAAAACCTGACCGTTTTCCAACCGGTGATCAACGGTGTCGGTGGAAATTTGGTAGCTGTGCAAGCAAGCAGGATATCGACGGCCCTTCATAAGCAAGCTGAACTGGGAACGCTTCTAATTCCACCGGGTCACACACATCCTGTTATCTTCATTACGCCTATCGCTAACTTTTTTGGCAAAG GTATGCACGCGAGAACAACAAGAGTCCTAATGGCGATGGTTATACCAGGTCacatcattttcatttacctGATCAATTATATGAAGGACGGCAACACTTCGTTAACGCCGCTCTTCGTTTTTGTTTACTTGTGTGCCTCCACGCTGCAGGTTGCTGCTCTCCTGTACATTGCTTACATAATGATACATTGGATGTGGAAGCGAAAAATCGATCCCGATAATTCAGCAATTCCGTACTTGACGGCAATGGGGGACCTATTAGGCATCAGTTTATTGGCAATCGCTTTCCAATTCCTCTATCTCGTTGGAGATCAGGATTCTGATCAGACGATCGCTCCATAA
- the LOC122575268 gene encoding solute carrier family 41 member 1-like isoform X2, producing the protein MGTTSATGTSMVAVTAMGTGTNTNAWMDTVVGVNTTTDPTDKSIEEDCVEVPMFDEGTTDSGRLPDVVAESKIYGVNGDEPLESYLAITIQVFIPFLIAGLGMVGAGLVLDLVQHWVVFEKVSELIILVPALLGLKGNLEMTLASRLSTQANLGHMDAPKEQWHMIVGNLVLIQCQAIVVGFLGSVVAIVMGAFRNGTISLDHAYLLCASSLVTASLASFVLGLITAGVIVFSRHCHINPDNVATPIAASLGDITSLALLSWISTILYESINKQDWVAPLVIACYILVTPLWVWIAKRNKYTNDVLYFGWTPVMIAMLISSCGGLILEFMVSRFENLTVFQPVINGVGGNLVAVQASRISTALHKQAELGTLLIPPGHTHPVIFITPIANFFGKGMHARTTRVLMAMVIPGHIIFIYLINYMKDGNTSLTPLFVFVYLCASTLQVAALLYIAYIMIHWMWKRKIDPDNSAIPYLTAMGDLLGISLLAIAFQFLYLVGDQDSDQTIAP; encoded by the exons ATGGGCACAACTTCTGCCACAGGCACGAGTATGGTTGCGGTGACGGCTATGGGAACGGGCACGAATACGAATGCATGGATGGACACCGTTGTCGGCGTGAATACTACCACCGATCCTACCGACAAATCCATCGAGGAAGATTGCGTCGAGGTACCCATGTTCGACGAGGGAACCACCGATAGCGGCCGCCTCCCCGACGTCGTCGCTGAGAGTAAAATCTACGGCGTTAACGGGGATGAACCCCTCGAATCGTACCTAGCGATCACTATTCAAGTTTTTATACCGTTTCTTATTGCCGGCCTTGGCATGGTTGGAGCTGGATTAGTCCTAGATTTGGTTCAA CATTGGGTCGTGTTTGAGAAAGTGAGCGAACTTATCATTCTGGTACCAGCACTGTTGGGTTTGAAaggaaatttggaaatgaCTCTCGCATCTCGTCTTTCGACTCAAGCAAATCTCGGACACATGGACGCGCCGAAAGAACAGTGGCACATGATCGTCGGAAATCTCGTCTTGATTCAA TGCCAGGCGATAGTGGTTGGATTTCTGGGCTCTGTGGTGGCGATCGTAATGGGAGCATTCCGAAACGGTACCATCTCGTTGGATCATGCATACCTATTATGTGCAAGCAGCCTAGTTACCGCCTCTCTGGCATCCTTCGTCCTTGGATTGATCACCGCAGGTGTGATTGTTTTCTCCCGTCATTGTCACATAAATCCGGACAACGTCGCGACACCGATCGCCGCCAGTCTCGGTGACATCACTTCCTTAGCCCTGCTCTCTTGGATATCCACGATTCTCTacgaatcgataaataaacaagATTGGGTCGCGCCACTGGTGATCGCTTGTTACATCCTTGTCACGCCACTTTGGGTATGGATCGCCAAGAGAAACAAGTACACCAACGATGTCCTTTACTTCGGATGGACTCCTGTAATGATCGCTATGTTGATCAGCAG TTGCGGTGGTCTAATACTCGAATTCATGGTGTCGCGATTCGAAAACCTGACCGTTTTCCAACCGGTGATCAACGGTGTCGGTGGAAATTTGGTAGCTGTGCAAGCAAGCAGGATATCGACGGCCCTTCATAAGCAAGCTGAACTGGGAACGCTTCTAATTCCACCGGGTCACACACATCCTGTTATCTTCATTACGCCTATCGCTAACTTTTTTGGCAAAG GTATGCACGCGAGAACAACAAGAGTCCTAATGGCGATGGTTATACCAGGTCacatcattttcatttacctGATCAATTATATGAAGGACGGCAACACTTCGTTAACGCCGCTCTTCGTTTTTGTTTACTTGTGTGCCTCCACGCTGCAGGTTGCTGCTCTCCTGTACATTGCTTACATAATGATACATTGGATGTGGAAGCGAAAAATCGATCCCGATAATTCAGCAATTCCGTACTTGACGGCAATGGGGGACCTATTAGGCATCAGTTTATTGGCAATCGCTTTCCAATTCCTCTATCTCGTTGGAGATCAGGATTCTGATCAGACGATCGCTCCATAA
- the LOC122575344 gene encoding solute carrier family 41 member 1-like — protein MSHANVGMKVYASNLSDIRQRKSEKKFRANRMVGLDSDESLRSNISDITMEVEIKTDEETESDGEHTQRLIPSPIDHQCINDDAKKSVTRDTQFRQFRDENVWSISIQMFVPFLLAGFGMVAASMLLDVVQHWPVYQTVSEVYILVPALLGLKGNLEMTLASRFSTHANLGHMDTKKQQWTLIVGNLALIQCQATVVGLLASLAAIILGWIPEAQFDIYHALLLCASALVTASIASFLLSLVMVAVILLSKQINIDPDNIATPIAASLGDLTTLMLLSGIASLLFKATEYAQWIAPVLIIFHVIVTPLWYYIAAKNPFTKEILDYGWAPVICAMLISSMGGLILDYTVSNYKGIAVFQLVINGVGGNLAAVQASRISTSLHKDCRFNNQETPVVRFNPFYVFCTKGGHARTARVLLTMVIPGHLIFSYTISYLQAGHTSFTPIFLIVYLTAALVQVVLLLYITQLMVVWMWIRGMDPDSSAIPYLTAAGDLIGTALLGIAFHLLYAIGDGDSDVGD, from the exons ATGAGCCATGCTAATGTAGGAATGAAGGTGTACGCAAGTAATTTATCAGACATACGACAGAGAAAatcagaaaagaaatttcgcgCGAACAGAATGGTGGGACTAGATAGTGATGAATCActtcgatcgaatatttcCGATATTACCATGGAAGTGGAAATTAAAACTGATGAAGAAACGGAAAGCGATGGAGAACATACACAGCGACTTATACCATCGCCAATTGATCATCAATGTATTAACGATGATGCGAAAAAATCAGTTACACGAGACACTCAATTTAGGCAATTCAGAGATGAGAATGTTTGGTCTATATCTATACAAATGTTTGTGCCTTTTCTGTTAGCTGGTTTTGGTATGGTGGCTGCCAGTATGTTACTGGATGTTGTGCAG CATTGGCCTGTATATCAAACAGTATCCGAAGTATATATATTGGTGCCAGCATTGCTTGGCTTGAAAGGAAACTTGGAAATGACATTAGCTTCACGATTTTCAACTCATGCAAATCTTGGACACATGGATACAAAGAAACAGCAATGGACTTTGATCGTTGGAAATCTAGCTTTAATACAATGTCAAGCAACCGTAGTAGGCTTATTGGCTTCTTTAGCTGCTATCATACTTGGTTGGATTCCAGAAGCACAGTTTGATATTTACCACGCGCTTTTGTTATGCGCCAGTGCCTTAGTTACTGCATCCATAGCAAGCTTTTTGTTGAGCTTGGTGATGGTCGCAGTTATATTATTATCCAAACAGATAAACATCGATCCAGATAATATAGCCACACCAATTGCAGCTTCCCTTGGTGATTTAACCACTTTGATGCTTCTTTCAGGAATTGCATCTCTTCTATTCAAAGCAACAG aatatgcACAATGGATAGCACccgtattaataatatttcatgtcATTGTTACGCCACTTTGGTATTATATCGCAGCTAAAAATCCATTTACCAAGGAAATATTAGATTATGGCTGGGCACCTGTGATATGTGCAATGTTAATTAGCAG taTGGGTGGTTTGATACTGGATTATACGGTATCCAATTACAAAGGTATAGCAGTATTTCAATTAGTAATAAACGGCGTTGGTGGTAATCTAGCTGCTGTTCAGGCTAGTAGAATATCCACGTCTTTGCATAAGGATTGCCGATTTAATAATCAAGAAACACCTGTCGTTCGTTTCAACCCATTCTACGTTTTCTGTACCAAAG GCGGACATGCAAGGACTGCTAGAGTTCTGTTAACAATGGTAATACCTGGTCATTTGATATTTAGTTATACCATTAGTTACCTCCAAGCTGGCCATACTTCCTTTACGCCTATATTTCTCATTGTTTATCTGACTGCCGCTTTAGTACAG gtagtattattGTTATACATCACACAATTGATGGTTGTATGGATGTGGATACGAGGAATGGACCCAGATAGTTCTGCAATACCATATCTAACTGCGGCAGGTGATTTGATAGGAACAGCACTACTAGGAATCGCGTTTCACCTACTGTATGCCATTGGAGATGGAGATTCTGATGTTGGAGACTGA